A window of the Dioscorea cayenensis subsp. rotundata cultivar TDr96_F1 chromosome 14, TDr96_F1_v2_PseudoChromosome.rev07_lg8_w22 25.fasta, whole genome shotgun sequence genome harbors these coding sequences:
- the LOC120275609 gene encoding uncharacterized protein LOC120275609 — translation MVPTSDLAFAILSIPYTYFLATIPFPSLTSGPVPSVFGDRNPILAKYVFTAAIIGIFLPIAYILDGIFNGDQESVNSAAPHLFLLSFQVFMEGVTFWQGFSIPVRAFIPLAFNSRRLFSIADWLRSELGKEGLGLGFRLIAGKVLAMVNLALWAFNLFGFLIPVYLPKALKRYYSIA, via the coding sequence ATGGTCCCAACCTCCGACCTCGCCTTCGCAATCCTCTCCATCCCTTACACCTACTTCCTCGCCACCATCCCCTTCCCCTCCCTCACCTCCGGCCCCGTCCCCTCCGTCTTCGGCGACCGCAACCCCATCCTTGCCAAATACGTCTTCACGGCCGCCATCATCGGCATCTTCCTCCCCATCGCTTACATCCTCGACGGCATCTTCAATGGTGATCAAGAATCAGTCAATTCCGCAGCTCCACACTTGTTCTTGCTTTCCTTTCAGGTGTTCATGGAGGGTGTGACGTTCTGGCAAGGGTTTTCGATTCCGGTGAGGGCGTTCATCCCTCTGGCTTTCAATTCTCGGAGGTTGTTCTCGATTGCGGATTGGTTGAGGAGCGAGCTCGGGAAGgaagggttagggttagggtttcgattgattGCTGGGAAAGTGCTTGCGATGGTGAATTTGGCGTTGTGGGCTTTCAATCTCTTTGGGTTCTTGATTCCTGTTTATCTCCCTAAAGCTCTCAAGAGGTACTACTCCATTGCTTAG